One Brassica napus cultivar Da-Ae chromosome C2, Da-Ae, whole genome shotgun sequence DNA window includes the following coding sequences:
- the LOC106396309 gene encoding DEAD-box ATP-dependent RNA helicase 25 yields the protein MFPTKTKTKKIPTKPYKTLIIVRCNNSVCYSRVGYGKSFQLLFVSMNSDGSNSGRKRRKNADDSGNNRASKRGREDKLAVDDSEPPVKKTASTKATETTRIEHVETSDSYLSNTRFDQFPLSPLSLKALEDAGFKTMTVVQEATLPIILKGKDVLAKAKTGTGKTVAYLLPSIEAVIKSPPPASTDKKKPSIIVLVVCPTRELACQAAAEAKTLLKYHSSIGVDVVIGGKKLRSEQRRMQKHPCRILVATPGRLIDHIDNTPGFARRLRGVKVLVLDEADHLLDMGFRRDVERIISAVPKKRQTFLFSATVPEEVRQICHVALKQDHEFVNCVQEGSDETHQKVTQMYMVASLDRHFSLIYMLLKRHIAENVDYKVIIFCTTAMVTRMVADLLGQLILNVREIHSRKPQGYRTRVSDEFRKSKSIILVTSDVSSRGLDYPDVSLVVQMGLPSDRKQYIHRLGRTGREDKEGEGVLLLAPWEEYFLSSVKDLPITKASLPQTDPEAVKKVKKALRQVDMKYKEAAYQAWLGYYTSQKKIARDTTRLVELANEFSRSMGLSIPPAISANVLDKMGLKNVPGLRVAPGS from the exons GGTTACGGTAAGAGCTTTCAGCTCCTCTTCGTTTCCATGAATTCCGATGGATCCAACTCCGGTCGTAAGAGACGAAAGAATGCCGATGACTCGGGAAACAACAGGGCTTCaaagagaggaagagaagacAAATTAGCTGTTGATGATAGTGAGCCTCCTGTTAAGAAAACAGCTTCTACTAAGGCTACAGAGACAACAAGGATTGAACATGTCGAAACATCAGATTCTTACTTGTCTAACACAAG ATTTGATCAGTTCCCATTGTCTCCCTTATCTCTAAAAGCATTAGAGGATGCTGGATTTAAGACAATGACTGTTGTGCAAGAGGCTACTCTTCCTATCATTCTCAAAG GTAAAGATGTCTTGGCCAAGGCCAAAACAGGCACTGGGAAAACAGTTGCATATTTG CTTCCATCAATTGAAGCTGTTATCAAATCTCCTCCTCCAGCAAGCACGGATAAGAAGAAACCTTCAATTATTGTGCTTGTGGTCTGCCCTACTCGGGAACTTGCTTGTCAAGCTGCTGCAGAAGCAAAGACCCTGCTCAAGTACCACTCATCTATTGGTGTTGATGTTGTGATTGGAGGTAAAAAGCTTCGCTCAGAGCAAAGGCGTATGCAAAAACATCCTTGCCGG ATTCTTGTGGCTACACCTGGAAGGCTCATAGACCATATAGACAACACTCCTGGATTTGCAAGAAGGTTGAGAGGTGTGAAAGTCCTTGTGCTTGATGAAGCAGATCATCTCTTGGACATGGGTTTCCGAAGGGATGTTGAGAGGATCATCTCCGCTGTTCCTAAGAAGAGacaaacatttttgttttctgccACGGTACCTGAAGAG GTCCGCCAAATATGCCATGTTGCTCTGAAACAAGATCATGAGTTCGTCAATTGTGTTCAAGAGGGTAGTGATGAGACACATCAAAAG GTCACACAAATGTACATGGTAGCATCACTGGATAGACATTTCTCCCTCATATATATGCTCCTTAAAAGACACATTGCAGAAAATGTGGACTATAAG GTGATTATTTTCTGTACGACTGCTATGGTGACAAGAATGGTGGCTGATTTGCTTGGTCAGCTAATCCTGAACGTCAGAGAGATCCATTCTAGAAAACCGCAGGGTTACAGAACCAGAGTTTCTGATGAGTTTCGCAAGTCCAAGAGTATTATCCTTGTTACATCTGACGTATCTTCTCGTGGTCTAGATTACCCTGATGTCTCACTAGTCGTACAA atgggATTACCATCAGACAGGAAACAATACATACATAGACTTGGCAGAACTGGCCGGGAAGACAAGGAAGGGGAAGGTGTACTATTGTTAGCACCTTGGGAAGAGTACTTTCTGTCATCTGTAAAAGACTTGCCCATCACCAAGGCTTCTTTGCCTCAGACAGACCCTGAGGCAGTGAAAAAA GTGAAGAAGGCGCTTAGACAAGTTGATATGAAGTACAAGGAGGCGGCTTATCAGGCGTGGTTGGGTTACTACACATCTCAGAAGAAGATTGCAAGGGACACGACTAGACTGGTGGAGTTAGCCAATGAGTTTAGTCGCAGTATGGGACTCAGCATCCCTCCAGCTATCTCTGCAAACGTTCTTGACAAGATGGGTCTCAAAAACGTTCCTGGTCTTAGGGTCGCTCCTGGTTCTTAA